TCCTACTTGACCCCAGCCCGCTCCACGAATCCCGGGTCCATGGTTACCAAATCCACCAACTCCAAATCCAGCTTGACCCCAAGATCCCCCTGTCTGACCAAATCCTGCACTAGCCTGACTAACACCTGCATTGCTTGGCTCAAAACCTTGACCCAAAGTCAGGTGAGCTATGACAGACAGAAGAGCTACCACGAGGAACGCCATGACAAAATTGTACTTGGGAAGAAACTGAGTTAATGCTGGTATCTATCTGACTGGGATTATATACCACCACAGGTGTAACAAACCGGTAATTAATTGCGCCACAGAAATTAAAGAACAACCTATTCGGGATGCCGATCCCTTGGCAGAGAAATTCTCACGACGTGTATTTGGTTATGCAATGTTGTAGTTCCCACGTTCATTCCTGGGCAATCCTTCTTTAGACACTTCTAATTACTCACATGCTACTTGAGCAGGCTTTGGCTTCAACTACTTCTAGTGTATGTTGCTCTCACTGGCCGATTTAACTATTTGTCTATTTGATTTTTATATCAGTAACCATTTCGCCTGAATCCCTATGTCACGAGGAAAACTGTAGAATGGGAATGTGAAGGAGATATTGATGTATATGACGTCACACCTGGTGTCAGATGTTGCGGGCACTGTGGGGGAAAGGGATCACAGTTTATTGATTAAGGTTCTAACGCTTCAGACTAAATGGCTTAGTGGCCGATCACATGAAGCGAAATGTCCAACAGTAAATGCTAATTTATTCATCTTAGCTTAAGTCTCTGTAGAAAGTGATTCCCAGAACCTCATTTAGGTCCTACACGACGATTTTAAAAAAGACATTTTATAACAGTTTAGTCCGAAGATAGTTCACACAAATTGAACATTCTGATGACATATATCGTACCAGAGAATGTTTAGTTCTGTTGTATCCATAGTGAGATGGACGCTTTGCATAGTTAGCGCTTGAGGCATacaggtagcctagtggttaaagcatacACTCGACAGGCTGAGGACCCGTGtttaatgtatgaagcccattttcgcATGTTCCCCTGCcgttgtattgctggaatattgctaaaagcggctacactcactcacttttaagcTTATGAAACTGAGAAGTACCGACCAATTAAACACAAGTTCAATCAGATGTACAAACATGTTTAGATTTCAAGGGGGATTAAAGATAGTGATCATTTGGCATTGCGTCCAGCTAGTTTGATAAACACAACATGTACACTTATTTATAATGAGTCAGCATGTTTTGATGACAATCAAGAAATGTTGATTAAACATCAGTTCCTTTCAAATGCCCACACATTTTCACATATAGTTTTAGATTGAAAACTTATTTGGAACAAATGCCTAATGTATTTGTCAGTGATATCATTTTTTTAGCAAATTGATTTTTACAGCATTCCGGAGCCTGTTCAAAATGTAAATTGGAATTAGAGTTGCAGTATATTTTTCTAGTTACTTTCAAGGTTATACCCTCAAGCGGTATGTATATTATCATGCAGCCAAGGTAAGGTATGTGTGGTGATGTGTCAGCGTATTGTGACCTCATACATCCATATCTCTGTATGGTTCAAACATGTTTAAATTCAGAAGGGAAATCCGAATGGTAAACACTGAAAAACTGTTTATATACCACAAAACAGATGTCAACAgagaataaatatcacaatattcGCTTTAAGTATAAGTGAACAGAAATATTTAGAATAAATCTGCAAGAATAAATTTGAACAAGTGGTGTCCGAAATAAATGATCACAACACTTTTctccaaaacaaaatatcaatttctgGACAATTAAATCTTGAACTGATGAAGTACTTTCCTTGTTAATTTAGTAACTAAAGCCACAGTTGTTGATGTTTTCAGCTTAACATCATTGATGTCAAATTACATGTTATCTGTAATATATGCATAATACATTTTCGCAATAAAAATGTGAAACATGTACAAAGCGACCATGTAACAGCTTGACCTGTCAGACGAATGCTAATTAAATTTGTGGGACATTTCGCCGACCCTCAGGCGATAATGCATTCCACGACCGAAGtgtatgtttgtaatatttattGTACTAGCATCAGGCCCACCGATTAAAGCGTTAAATTCTATTAAAGAGTAAGAGTTAATAGTTAATACGATCCTCGGTATGGGATTTAAATGGTTTAATCTTAACAGAGAGATCGCGTTGTATACATACAGTTAATTGCTTGTTCTTTAGATGCATCTCTTTTGATTGTGACCTGAGGCCTGAGGTGAAAAGTGTATACTTAGATATAAAATTATAATAATTGACATCCAACCCTACGCATGTGTGCATGATGTTAATCCAGGTTGTCTGTAGCCGTTAGAAGGTTAACAGTCATAtaacttatcccaccgggtacccattcaccgCTGGGTCAACAGATACAGTTTTAAACGCTCTcttggtcacccatccaaagaACCCCCTTGCCTATGAGCATCGTTGCTTAACTTCAGCATACTTGTACTCCGGACTCTATGTTTAAGATCACACGCCGCCATATATTCAAATGTTCAGATTTTATACATACAACCTTTTTAGTCAAAAACGACTTAAATTGTGACGTAATCAGCAATATGATACTCTTGTCAAACACTGTTTTGTCGAACTTTCATGTATCTCAAAATAGAAGCGTGACAATGTTAAGGCTGCGACGCATGTTTAAATACGTCACTTCAAATTCGACACAAAGGCCTATGCTGTAGTGACTTCCAGCGTTTGGATTAGCATGATGGCCTTCTCCAATGTTCAGCTTTACAGACAAACGTACAAAAGTTCCATAATTGTAGAATGATCCTCATAGCTTTCTTCAATATGAGGCGACTTGCAACTAATCTATGATATTTGTAATTGTGCATGCAACAGCAAAGACAGGTTTACGTGTTTCATATAGAGACATGAACATAAAACGGTCAGTGAACAGAGGCGACTACATCGTTTTTCCCCAACTTGCCACGCAGTAAACACTACATTCCCTGTTCCACTATGCTCTTTCCAATTGTTATTTTCGTTAATAAACATATTAAGATAATAAATGCATGAGCTTAGATTCTGATTCTGGGTaaatcggtgctcatgttgttgattacttgaATGTCTTGTCTGATGGAAggtaggggtagcctagttgttcaaactTTCGACCCATCAGCACAAATCGTTCAATTCAGGTTTCACCCGCCACgattttgttgaaaaaaagCTAAAAAATGgggttaaacaaacaaacttggGTGGTGGATAACTTAAACtttatgttgtcttcaaaatgtttttgagaTGAAGGattactttgaaaaaaagaaatgaatatGTAGACAGAGGCGTCACGGTGAAAAGTGAAAAGCACTGAAGTACTGAGTACGGTGAAAAGCACTGAAGTACTGAGTACGTTGAAAAGCACTGAAGTACTGAGTACGGTGAAAAGCACTGAAGTACTGAGTACGATGAACAGCACTGAAGTACTGAGTACGGTGAAAAGCACTGAAGTACTGAGTACGGTGAAAAGTACTGAAGTACTGAGTACGGTGAAAAGTACTCAGCATTGACGGCTTCTTTGTTGAAATATGCCTATTAAGTTATTGACTATATCCTGCAAAGTCAATGAAAAGGACACCTTTATCTGAGGTTTTGAGCTGAAGTAACATTtctacaccagatattgacattTGGCTCTGTTTTTGATTTTGATGTGATTTATTGTGGGTCATGtgtcaaaatttgaaaatgacCCCCATATCACACGACCAGTATTGTCAGCGCTATCAATCGAGTTATTTTTGACATGTTTGCTTCTGTGAATACACTACAGCTTTCCTTTTTTTGCgtttatatttaccattaaatTATTTCAGGGTTGAGATTCTATACAGTAATTTATCAAGAGGTTCATTTGCAATGGATGAAGgtaatatgtatgtgtgtgagtgtgtgtatgcatTACATACCTAAAATACATGCCATTCatcttcagttaataaaatacCATTAGATTTATAATACCTTTCCTTATAGTTAATATCAGAATATTAATATCTGCCTCATACCATGGCTAGCCTAAAATTACAACACCTGAATCTAGCAAATATGATTTTTAAATATTACATACCAAGTGTTTCTCTACAGTTAACAGAGATGTAAAATGTTTATAATAAGTACACTTACTGTTGGCTTGCATAGATGATTTCCatgactggaatcatttgtcagATGATCTTTGTTTAAATAATGTCATAAAGACCTTTTGATTACCAATCACCTGACTTATCCAagcaaaaccaaaaacaaattgGAAAAGAATGTTATTGATTTTAGACGCCCATGAAATGCGACCTACTCTGTCTAACGATAGTAACATACGATAACACTCTTTCGGTTATCTATAATCAGGCGTTTTTAAGAGtctgcaaaatattttactgcaTTAGATATATACGTAAACTGTAAAGGTTTTCTACCACATTCACCCAAGGCCATTTTGTTACATGTGGACTTTCAAACTTTTAACATATACTGACCAAACTTGATGTGAACAATTTCCATCGTACTACAATAAGATGTGTCCAAATTTCAGAACCATAACAAAGAATGAGTGCTATCATGCTAAAGGCTGCGGAGAAATTATATGGCCAAGAGTAGAACAGTCGGCTCTAAACCCGgctaattaataattaataactaactaactaactaactaactaattAATAATATTATGATTTTCACACCAACACTGAAAGCGACGATGAAGAATAGGCATAAAAACCTTACAAGTAGAATCTGTAAGCAAAATTCCTCTGTAATCATCTGTAATATTCCTGCAACCCGACTTATACACAGGACAAATCATGCTCGTACCCCAACAAGAAGGAAAATTACCAGATTCAAGAATATTATTAAAAAGTCCTTCTTAGCCCTGAAGACCTTTCTAAAACAATTTCTAAACTATCTAAAGATATCTAGACATTCACTGGAGTCTCTTTGAGCTCTGAGGGCCATGTAACTGCTATGCTTTAATAACTCCCGAGCCCACCATGGGCGCTGTTCATTATCATCGTTACTGAAATATACAGGTAATACATAATCCTAGTATGTACAAGGAGTAACTCAATAAACAGAGATAAAGAATCATCAATACATATACCCAGAAGATTTAATAAATTATCACAAAGTGACTGGctaaacaaacattcaaaatatgaaatgaatttgCTATCAAAGTCCTTTGACCACACGTACTTAGTCCATAGTTCACTCTCCTTATCTATGACACTATGATCTGTCAGTGTTCCACCTGTCAGGAACAATACAGTGGGAGGTTACAAGACCGATCCAGTGTGCCTGTACCAAAGTTATTGACATAGGGAAACAGCGAGTAGGATGCTAACATATTGACATCCACACTGGTACCATTATATATGTGTGACACACATGAACTCAGTCTTGTCTCCATGTAGTCGACCATTAATAGTACGTACCCCATATGTTCGACATGACTCTGCAAGTTTGATACCATAGTTATTGTAATGTACATTGACTTTCGAATTCCTCTCAATATAAAACAGATCACCAGGATAATCATCTGCATCATACACATCGTCATCAGGAATAAACTCAAGAACGTTCTTCATTTTCGCGTTGAGATCAGCCCAACAAGTATATGTTCACCCTCGAGTTTAGACATACCATCACAATCCTTGTCGTCAGAGACTGGTGAATTTTCAGGggaaatatatatatggaaACAGTAAAATAATATCACGGTTCAAGTGCACGATTTATGAGATTATTATCAGCTAAACATTTTCTAACAGAGACAGTTACACCTCCATTTTTCATATCAGAGCTCTAATCGAACAGAAATCGTTTTCATGAGAGTTGTCCCTTACCCACAAGGCATGTGAATGATGATGTCATGTTCTCCTCTATTACCAATGTTGCATGACAAAGGAAGTGTGTAACAAACACAAGTGTgagttttcatgtatttttatttataaaataaataacCAATGCGCTTGTGATAATgattgatgatgaacagaacaTGCATAATAAAAGTTCAGTCAAGGCAGTTAAGATATGAGATAAAAACTGTGAGCAATTCTAacatgcttcggtgaaagatcaaaggcgccgacagtGCTTTTTCAGACGATAATATGATCGTTTTGCATTGCAATGTCTCGGCGTGACTGCGGTATTTTAGTTTTATGGTTTGCAGTagcatcacacagctaacatcactggtggataCATTACGCTTATGTTTTCCGACGGCTAGAACGTCTCATAGTTCAACTCACAATTTTCCAGCAGCACGGCAACGTTCGCAATGTTTtcattcccacaatgcagtcGTGAAATGTCGTTTGATTAGTAAGCTTCATTTGTATGTCCTGATTTAAACTTACGTTGGTAGTAGGAATGCGACGTTCATATTGTCCGATATGGTTTACATAATTCACCGATGTGATTAAAATAATTTGGAGAAGATCGCTCTACACCAGTGTGTTTTGTATAAAGTATAGTTTTGCCCTGAAATATTATGATATCAAAGCTTATTATAACAGTTCAAGCAAAACTatgttttattacaaaacactTGGTGGAGCGAACTTTGTTTCTTAATATGACTCATTCTGTTATTATTCACAACAAACATGTCCACATAGTTTGCATTCAACATTCATACACCTCATTCAACTGTCACATCACTCATTTATGGAAGTGTGGGTGTGACAGCGTCCATGTTGTTGAATCCCAACTTGCAGCAACAAATATCAAATAGATTAGTATTTGCATTCACAACGAAAGTATTCACACATTTTGCTTTCAGtatttacacatttgtttcgGCTTCCCCACCATCCATTTATGGAGGTGTTGGTGTTACAGCGTCCGTGTTGTCGAATCCCAGCTTGCAGCAGGCCAGGATAGGCTCCACACATACTTGACGTCCGTCAAGGCCACTGGTCAAGGATGTGCAGAGCTGAAAATCGATAACGTTTGTGGGTGAATGTGAATGTTTGGTGTTTGAATTGCTTTTTaatttttcatatatatatttggggggggggggggtattttctttcacaaattACCTGACAAACTCAattttaattatatttcaaCTTCCCTCACACCTCAGTGGGTTAGGTTTAAAATGCACACAATAGGCACGAATTAAAGTCACTGGCGACTACGAAATAACACCATATGTCATTTAAACAGAAAACTTACAGCAAATCCGAGTCCTCCGTATCTCTCGAGTTCTCTGAATGGTAGGTTGGCAGTTCCCAAGTCAACGTTGGTCTCCTGGTTGGTAGTGAGGGTGACAGAGGTGACAACTCCGGGGGTGGTGGTCGTTCCAGTGCTCCATGAACCTTGTCCCCACTGCTGTCCCCATGGCTGACCCCACTGCTGACCGAAACTATGACCCCATCCTTGACCAAGACCTTGACCCCATCGTTGGCCCCAGACGTTGCTGTTGAAGAGACATAGTGAGATATAAAGATGCATTTGACAACTTCTTTTCCGTTTGTAATAAAAGGTTATTAAAGCGTAGAAATGTGAAATAACATGAAACTTCTTTTAACAACCTTACAACGTACTCAGTATGACTTTAACAAACTCAGCACCAACCCATATCAAGAACAAACCGTCCGTACCTTCCAATGATAGGTCCAAGTCCATCAGAGGTACATCCAGCCTCCACACGAGATCTCTCACTGATGACGAGGTTGTAGGTTCCTGATGCGGTTGTAGTCCTTAGAACGGCAGTTCCAGACAAGCCACTTCGGGATCGACCCAACTGCAATAAAAAGAAACAGACAGTCTCAGCTCGTGTCACTCAAGTCACGGGAGTAGAATTGTGGATAACTGTGGAAAAACGAATGTGGATTTAATAATACTTTGATAATACATACTTCAGGGTCAGTCATGAGTCCCACATCAAACACGCGTTCTTTTGTCCGTCCgtgtagaaacatttcatgaAGTATCTGACACTCAAAACCACATACCAGTTCAGTTAATGAATGAGACTACTTACACCCCATCCTCCCCAAGATGGCTGCATCCTCCTTAGAGTCACAGAGAAGGCAAAACCTGTTCCTGTTCCAGTGCATGTAATGGTCGTATCTGGAGGAAAAGATAATTCTGTGAAAAGCTTTCTGTtgtacaatatacacacacaaggAGTAATTTAGATTAGTTCCAGTGTAGGTAATGGTCTTATCTGGAGAGGTAAATACAGTTGGTGACTTTACGGGAATGGTAACTATGAAAGCTTCTTTTGAAGCGATACCAGGGATTATTAGTTTTTGTAATTAACGGTCCTCTCAGAAAATGGACAAACAATCTTATGTTTACAAAAGACACTATTGGCACATATTGTAAACACACCCAACGTGTTAATGTACATTGTGTATTTTGGCATAAACCTGAAAGAATTTTTAGACATCATATAATTCAAGAATTTAACGTCCTATGAAACACACATTAATTTTACTCTAGTTGAAAAGCTGCTGCAACAGATAATACTCACTCAGGAAAGGGTTGACAATATTCTGGCCCCATCCTGCTCCTACTTGACCCCATCCTGCTCCACCAATTCCAAGTCCATGGGTACCAAATCCGCCAGTTCCTATGCCACCAACTCCAAATCCAGCTTGACCCCAAGACCCTCCTGTCTGACCCAAACCAAATCCGGCGTTACCAACACCTGCTTGTCCAACACCTGCATTGCTCTGTCCAAAACCTTGACCGAAAGCCAGGTGAGCTATGACAGATAGAAGAGCTACTGCGAGGAAAGCCATGGTAGAAATGTACTCGAGAAGAACCTGAGCTGATGCTTGTATATGCCTGATTGGGTTTATATACCACCACAGGTGTAACAAGTCGGTAATTACTTACGTCAGAGACATCAAAGAATAACCTATTCAGAATGCCTATCCCGTGTACCTTATGCAATTAAGGACCGGCTTTCCCAGATAAATTATATGCCAAACCTACAGCAGATTACGTAATCTTGCGATTCACATATTCATTCATGTGTCATGCTTCTTTAATAGTTTTGTAGTCCGACACGGTTTAATCTCTATAATTACTATGACGAGATTCCATTGCTTCCTTATCTAGGAAATGCTccaaaatatgtatttattcattcttTCATATACGGTCATAATTTGCATTGATAATTATTGAGGAAGTTTGTATGCACTAATTTACAGTTTGTAATCTTTAAAATTATGATAAATCTATGTTTCCTTATGAACGAATTATTATTAACAAGACTGAATTCCTATTACTTTTGTCAATAGGTTACAGATTCAAGATCAATATGTTTCTGTGAGCTGAGAAACTTAGCTAATTTtagtttttcaaaatatgtccAATGAAACTCAGGCAGAACAACCTTCTTCCGTGTTATCTTCAACCaggggtacagtgtgtgaagtccatttcttgtgtcacccgccgtgatattgctggaatactgtcaaaagcggcgtaaaaccaacctCATTCAAACACTCCCTTTATCCAATTAATTTTTAAACACT
Above is a genomic segment from Haliotis asinina isolate JCU_RB_2024 chromosome 7, JCU_Hal_asi_v2, whole genome shotgun sequence containing:
- the LOC137291560 gene encoding uncharacterized protein, producing the protein MAFLAVALLSVIAHLAFGQGFGQSNAGVGQAGVGNAGFGLGQTGGSWGQAGFGVGGIGTGGFGTHGLGIGGAGWGQVGAGWGQNIVNPFLNTTITCTGTGTGFAFSVTLRRMQPSWGGWGLGRSRSGLSGTAVLRTTTASGTYNLVISERSRVEAGCTSDGLGPIIGSNVWGQRWGQGLGQGWGHSFGQQWGQPWGQQWGQGSWSTGTTTTPGVVTSVTLTTNQETNVDLGTANLPFRELERYGGLGFALCTSLTSGLDGRQVCVEPILACCKLGFDNTDAVTPTPP